Proteins from a genomic interval of Burkholderia cepacia GG4:
- a CDS encoding integrase core domain-containing protein yields MPTANGADESWAMDFVADALVHGRRIRMLAIIDAWNRECPHIDVDFSLTGVRVAHVLEQLRQRGRCPNPTQVDNGREFVSKALDAWAHEHGVKLQFIRPGKSVEDAHIESFNGRLREECLNQHAFVSLDDARMRIEAWRTDYNSVRPHSAFRQLAPDQFRQLHQPKTGKPTKLRMMYSAEWGQHLPFGYSTTKPIYEMPHELDCLWRSIEKIASLEIANE; encoded by the coding sequence ATGCCGACAGCCAATGGCGCCGACGAAAGCTGGGCGATGGACTTTGTTGCTGACGCGCTGGTGCATGGCCGACGCATACGCATGTTGGCGATCATCGACGCGTGGAACCGCGAGTGTCCGCACATCGATGTCGACTTCTCGCTAACGGGTGTACGCGTGGCGCACGTGCTCGAGCAGTTGCGGCAACGAGGGCGATGTCCCAACCCGACTCAGGTGGATAATGGACGGGAGTTCGTCAGCAAGGCGCTCGATGCCTGGGCGCACGAACATGGCGTCAAGCTGCAGTTCATTCGTCCAGGCAAGTCGGTGGAAGACGCGCACATCGAAAGCTTCAACGGCCGACTGCGCGAAGAATGTTTGAACCAGCATGCGTTCGTCAGTCTCGACGATGCACGCATGCGAATCGAAGCCTGGCGCACCGACTACAACTCAGTGCGCCCGCATAGCGCCTTTAGGCAACTGGCGCCGGACCAATTCCGGCAACTGCATCAACCGAAAACCGGCAAGCCCACTAAATTACGAATGATGTACTCGGCGGAGTGGGGTCAGCATCTCCCGTTTGGCTATTCGACAACAAAACCGATTTATGAGATGCCCCACGAACTAGACTGTCTGTGGCGC